The proteins below come from a single Crossiella sp. CA-258035 genomic window:
- a CDS encoding Glu/Leu/Phe/Val dehydrogenase dimerization domain-containing protein, which translates to MDLHEFDEWGPEKVVSVSDSRTGMRGVLVIDNTARGSGKGGTRMAPGVTVAQIARLARVMTWKWAAVDLFHGGAKAGIRWDPASPDKEAVLRAFVRRLADQIPSSYVAGLDMGMTEADAAIIQDELGDRGAAVGVPEELGGVAYDKIGVTGHGVAESVDAALALLGRPTAGARISLQGFGAVGLAAARRLHELGAVVIALSTSEGAVHDPDGLDVPHWLALRAEHGDTCVKLAPAQRIPAGAELLVDCDVLIPAAVQDVIDEPTAARIRANLVVEGANLPTSPAAESALAERGVTVVPDFIANAGGVVAAAFAMDARYSPFRPDPAAIMATVAAKMRANTELVLTESRRTGVLPRAAAMRLAQDRVRTAMALRGRLPRSR; encoded by the coding sequence GTGGACCTGCACGAGTTCGACGAGTGGGGCCCGGAGAAGGTGGTCAGCGTCTCCGACTCGCGCACCGGGATGCGCGGCGTGCTGGTCATCGACAACACCGCGCGCGGCTCCGGCAAGGGCGGCACCCGGATGGCGCCCGGGGTCACCGTGGCCCAGATCGCCCGGCTGGCCAGGGTGATGACCTGGAAGTGGGCCGCGGTGGACCTCTTCCACGGCGGCGCCAAGGCCGGCATCCGGTGGGACCCGGCCAGTCCGGACAAGGAGGCAGTGCTGCGCGCCTTCGTCCGCCGCCTGGCCGACCAGATCCCGTCCAGCTACGTGGCCGGGCTGGACATGGGCATGACCGAGGCGGACGCGGCGATCATCCAGGACGAGCTGGGCGACCGGGGCGCCGCGGTGGGTGTGCCGGAGGAGCTGGGCGGGGTGGCCTACGACAAGATCGGCGTCACCGGGCACGGGGTGGCCGAGTCGGTGGACGCGGCGCTGGCGCTGCTGGGCCGCCCGACCGCGGGCGCGCGGATCTCGTTGCAGGGCTTCGGCGCGGTCGGTCTGGCCGCGGCCCGCCGCCTGCACGAGCTGGGCGCGGTGGTCATCGCGCTGTCCACCAGCGAAGGCGCGGTGCACGATCCGGACGGCCTGGACGTGCCGCACTGGCTGGCGCTGCGCGCCGAGCACGGCGACACCTGCGTGAAACTGGCTCCCGCGCAACGGATTCCGGCCGGAGCGGAGCTGCTGGTGGACTGCGATGTGCTCATCCCGGCCGCGGTGCAGGACGTCATCGACGAGCCGACCGCGGCCCGGATCCGGGCGAACCTGGTGGTGGAGGGCGCGAACCTGCCCACCAGCCCGGCCGCGGAGTCCGCGCTGGCCGAACGCGGGGTCACCGTGGTGCCGGACTTCATCGCCAACGCAGGCGGCGTGGTCGCGGCCGCCTTCGCCATGGACGCCCGCTACTCCCCGTTCCGGCCCGATCCGGCCGCGATCATGGCCACGGTGGCGGCGAAGATGCGGGCCAACACCGAGCTGGTGCTCACCGAGTCCCGCCGCACCGGCGTGCTGCCCAGGGCCGCGGCGATGCGGCTGGCCCAGGACCGGGTGCGCACCGCGATGGCGTTGCGCGGCCGCCTGCCCCGCTCCCGGTAG
- a CDS encoding aldehyde dehydrogenase family protein: MDTTTLTSVIDGKAVRGTDYLSRNPAEPADVVATVQLGGAADLVHAAEVARAAQAEWAAVPAPVRGRVIANLGRLVEANQETLARLVTREIGKPFAEALGEVQEIVDTCDFFLGEGRRLYGQTVPSEMPDKQLFTFRAPVGVAVVITAGNFPVAVPSWYLVPALLCGNAVVWKPAEYAAASAAAFAELAWRAGVPAGVLGLVLADGPSTFDGLRTALARRLVDKVGFTGSSAVGERIGELCGRHLQSPCLELGGKNPMVVTEDADLDLAVDGALFSGFGSAGQRCTSLGTVIVHEDVRAEFTRRFDAAVRAAVVGEPDGPVLYGPLLDQKFADSYESTLDWIQPHHTVLGSTGIGRISADNPREGFHGKAGNGLYYHPVVVDGVRPDDRIFLEETFGPIVGITGYREFAEAVELANAPGYGLSSSIYTTDPAKAFRFRQGIGAGMVSVNNSTSGAEAHLPFGGNGRSGNGSRQSGIWVLDQFTRWQSMNWDFSGRLQKAQMDVTTVEPELGYRLPEHWAGR; encoded by the coding sequence GTGGACACGACGACGTTGACCTCGGTGATCGACGGCAAGGCCGTGCGCGGCACGGACTACCTCTCCCGCAACCCCGCCGAGCCGGCCGACGTGGTCGCCACGGTCCAGCTCGGCGGCGCGGCGGACCTGGTGCACGCCGCCGAGGTGGCCCGCGCCGCGCAGGCCGAGTGGGCCGCGGTGCCCGCGCCGGTGCGCGGCCGGGTGATCGCCAACCTGGGCAGGCTGGTGGAGGCCAACCAGGAGACCCTGGCCAGGCTGGTCACCAGGGAGATCGGCAAGCCCTTCGCCGAGGCGCTGGGCGAGGTGCAGGAGATCGTGGACACCTGCGACTTCTTCCTCGGCGAGGGCCGCAGGCTGTACGGGCAGACCGTGCCCAGCGAGATGCCGGACAAGCAGCTGTTCACCTTCCGGGCGCCGGTCGGGGTGGCCGTGGTGATCACCGCGGGCAACTTCCCGGTCGCGGTGCCCTCCTGGTACCTGGTGCCCGCGCTGCTGTGCGGCAACGCGGTGGTGTGGAAGCCCGCCGAGTACGCCGCGGCCAGCGCGGCCGCCTTCGCCGAGCTGGCCTGGCGGGCCGGGGTGCCCGCGGGCGTGCTCGGGCTGGTGCTGGCCGACGGACCGTCCACTTTCGACGGTCTGCGCACGGCGCTGGCGCGGCGGCTGGTGGACAAGGTCGGCTTCACCGGCTCCAGCGCGGTCGGGGAGCGGATCGGCGAGCTGTGCGGACGGCACCTCCAGTCGCCCTGCCTGGAGCTGGGCGGCAAGAACCCGATGGTGGTCACCGAGGACGCCGACCTGGACCTGGCCGTGGACGGCGCGCTGTTCTCCGGCTTCGGCTCGGCCGGGCAGCGCTGCACCTCGCTGGGCACGGTGATCGTGCACGAGGACGTGCGCGCGGAGTTCACCCGCCGCTTCGACGCCGCGGTGCGCGCCGCGGTGGTCGGCGAACCGGACGGCCCCGTCCTCTACGGACCCTTGCTGGACCAGAAGTTCGCCGACTCGTATGAGTCCACATTGGACTGGATCCAGCCGCACCACACCGTGCTCGGCTCCACCGGGATCGGCCGGATCAGCGCGGACAACCCGCGCGAAGGCTTCCACGGCAAGGCCGGGAACGGGCTGTACTACCACCCGGTGGTCGTGGACGGGGTGCGGCCGGACGACCGGATCTTCCTGGAGGAGACCTTCGGGCCGATCGTCGGCATCACCGGCTACCGCGAGTTCGCCGAGGCGGTCGAGCTGGCCAACGCGCCCGGCTACGGCCTGTCCTCCTCGATCTACACCACCGATCCGGCCAAGGCGTTCCGGTTCCGGCAGGGCATCGGCGCGGGCATGGTGAGCGTGAACAACTCCACCTCCGGCGCGGAGGCGCACCTGCCGTTCGGCGGCAATGGCCGCTCCGGCAACGGTTCCCGGCAGTCCGGCATCTGGGTGCTGGACCAGTTCACCCGCTGGCAGTCGATGAACTGGGACTTCTCCGGCAGGCTGCAGAAGGCGCAGATGGACGTCACCACTGTGGAGCCGGAGCTGGGCTACCGGCTGCCCGAGCACTGGGCCGGGCGGTGA
- a CDS encoding ornithine cyclodeaminase family protein, translating to MTVSAGPVVLSEAEVSALLDLDGVIDSQRQAFTALGEGSGLVAEKAVLNSPDGSTVLSYLGRVSTAHGVVNKVVSVQPDNPARGLPAITATLVVLHPLTGEVLAVLAGGELTAVRTAAASAVAVDALTQPTAGDLAILGSGVQGRWHVRALSRVRNLRRIRMWSPNRERCAQTAGQLTEELGVEVVPVPDPVAAVGDADLVIAGTLSHTPVVPTAEVAAGATVVSVGSFAPDRHELDQALLDRADRVVVDHVPTATGHAGPIMRAVADGVLTEGELTSLGEVLCGTRPGRRTPNDLVVYNSVGLGVQDAAAAALVLSRHHAAKR from the coding sequence ATGACGGTGAGTGCGGGTCCCGTGGTGCTGTCCGAGGCCGAGGTCTCGGCCCTGCTGGACCTGGACGGGGTGATCGACAGCCAGCGGCAGGCGTTCACCGCGCTGGGCGAGGGCAGCGGCCTGGTGGCGGAGAAGGCGGTGCTGAACAGCCCGGACGGCTCCACCGTGCTCAGCTACCTGGGCCGGGTCTCCACCGCGCACGGCGTGGTCAACAAGGTGGTCAGCGTGCAGCCGGACAACCCGGCCCGCGGCCTGCCCGCGATCACCGCGACCCTGGTGGTGCTGCACCCGCTCACCGGCGAGGTGCTGGCGGTGCTGGCCGGTGGCGAGCTGACCGCGGTGCGCACCGCGGCGGCCTCGGCGGTGGCGGTGGACGCGCTGACCCAGCCCACCGCGGGCGACCTGGCCATCCTGGGCTCAGGGGTGCAGGGGCGCTGGCACGTGCGTGCGCTGTCCAGGGTGCGCAACCTGCGCCGGATCCGGATGTGGAGCCCCAACCGGGAGCGCTGCGCGCAGACGGCGGGGCAGCTGACCGAGGAGCTGGGGGTCGAGGTGGTGCCGGTGCCCGACCCGGTGGCCGCGGTCGGGGACGCCGACCTGGTGATCGCGGGCACGCTCAGCCACACCCCGGTGGTGCCCACCGCGGAGGTCGCGGCCGGCGCGACCGTGGTCAGCGTCGGCTCCTTCGCCCCGGACCGGCACGAGCTGGACCAGGCGCTGCTGGACCGGGCGGACCGGGTGGTGGTGGACCACGTGCCCACCGCGACCGGCCACGCCGGGCCGATCATGCGAGCGGTCGCCGACGGGGTGCTCACCGAGGGGGAGTTGACCTCGTTGGGCGAGGTGCTCTGCGGCACCAGGCCGGGCCGCCGCACGCCCAATGACCTGGTGGTCTACAACAGCGTCGGCCTCGGCGTGCAGGACGCGGCCGCGGCGGCCCTGGTGCTGTCCCGCCACCACGCCGCCAAGCGCTGA
- the arsC gene encoding arsenate reductase (glutaredoxin) (This arsenate reductase requires both glutathione and glutaredoxin to convert arsenate to arsenite, after which the efflux transporter formed by ArsA and ArsB can extrude the arsenite from the cell, providing resistance.), producing the protein MATIYHNPRCSTSRNTLARLRESGEEPTVVDYLKTPPTREELAKLIADAGLTPAQAVRRKEKLFTELGLAEADDEALLDAMAEHPILIERPFVVTGKGTRLARPIQNVEEIL; encoded by the coding sequence ATGGCGACGATCTACCACAACCCGCGGTGCAGCACCTCCCGCAACACCCTCGCGCGGCTGCGTGAGTCCGGCGAGGAGCCGACCGTGGTCGACTACCTCAAGACCCCGCCGACCCGCGAGGAGCTGGCCAAGCTCATCGCGGACGCGGGCCTGACCCCCGCGCAGGCGGTGCGGCGCAAGGAGAAGCTGTTCACCGAGCTCGGCCTGGCCGAGGCCGATGACGAGGCGCTGCTGGACGCGATGGCCGAGCACCCGATCCTGATCGAGCGGCCGTTCGTGGTCACCGGCAAGGGCACCCGGCTGGCGCGGCCGATCCAGAACGTCGAGGAGATCCTCTAG
- a CDS encoding metalloregulator ArsR/SmtB family transcription factor, giving the protein MTDQVDEVIVALSDPLRRQLLERLSRLGSASATTLAEHLPVTRQAVVKHLVVLDRAGLVTGGRQGREVRYAVRPEALLVTAEWLRRVAADWDSRLNAIKRLAEGG; this is encoded by the coding sequence ATGACCGACCAGGTCGACGAGGTGATCGTGGCCCTGTCCGACCCGCTGCGGCGGCAACTGCTGGAGCGGCTGTCCCGGCTCGGCTCGGCCAGCGCGACCACCCTGGCCGAGCACCTCCCGGTGACCAGGCAGGCGGTGGTCAAGCACCTGGTGGTGCTGGACCGGGCCGGGCTGGTCACCGGCGGGCGGCAGGGCCGGGAGGTGCGCTACGCGGTCCGCCCGGAGGCGCTGCTGGTCACCGCGGAGTGGCTGCGCCGGGTCGCCGCCGACTGGGACAGCCGACTCAACGCGATCAAGCGCCTGGCCGAAGGCGGCTAG
- a CDS encoding cold-shock protein: protein MATGSVKWFNGEKGFGFIAQDEGGPDVFVHFSAINGTGFKELQEGQKVTFDVTQGPKGPQAENVTGH from the coding sequence GTGGCAACTGGCAGTGTGAAGTGGTTCAACGGGGAAAAGGGCTTTGGTTTCATCGCGCAGGACGAGGGCGGCCCTGACGTCTTCGTGCACTTCTCCGCGATCAACGGCACGGGCTTCAAGGAGCTCCAGGAGGGCCAGAAGGTCACCTTCGACGTGACCCAGGGCCCGAAGGGCCCCCAGGCCGAAAACGTCACCGGCCACTGA
- a CDS encoding FAD-binding oxidoreductase, with protein MTGRAPLPAAADVVVIGGGVMGVSAAFHLAEARAEVLLLERDELGSGSTCRAAGGVRAQFSDPVNIELGKRSLAAFENFAQRPGGEIDLAQHGYLFLLDNAEDVAAFEASVTVQNGLGVPSRMLEPAEAKRLSPLIDTDGLLAAAYSPTDGHCTPEAVVQGYARAARRHGALIRRHCAVTGIDTEDGEIRAVRTDEGAVRTATVICAAGAWSAAVGAMAGVELPVRPLRRQILVTEPVPDLPPELPMTIDFGTSFYFHGEGAGLLVGMSDPDEEFGFHLSRTDSWLPRLSAAVARRAPALTEVGIAHGWAGLYEVTPDHNAVVGEAEGVRRFLYATGFSGHGFLQGPAIGEVLRDLVLGREPVVDVAALDVRRFAGAGVRPEHNCV; from the coding sequence GTGACCGGCCGCGCCCCGCTGCCCGCCGCGGCCGACGTGGTGGTCATCGGCGGCGGGGTGATGGGGGTCAGCGCGGCCTTCCACCTGGCCGAGGCCAGGGCTGAGGTGCTGTTGCTGGAACGGGACGAGCTGGGTTCGGGCAGCACCTGCCGGGCCGCGGGCGGGGTGCGCGCGCAGTTCTCCGACCCGGTCAACATCGAGCTGGGCAAGCGCAGCCTGGCCGCGTTCGAGAACTTCGCGCAGCGGCCGGGCGGGGAGATCGACCTGGCCCAGCACGGTTACCTGTTCCTGCTGGACAACGCCGAGGACGTGGCCGCGTTCGAGGCCAGTGTCACCGTCCAAAATGGACTTGGCGTGCCCAGCAGGATGCTCGAACCCGCTGAGGCGAAACGACTCTCCCCGCTGATCGACACCGACGGGCTGCTCGCCGCCGCCTACTCCCCCACCGACGGCCACTGCACCCCGGAGGCCGTGGTGCAGGGCTACGCGCGGGCCGCGCGGCGGCACGGGGCGCTCATCCGGCGGCACTGCGCGGTCACCGGCATCGACACCGAGGACGGGGAGATCCGCGCGGTGCGCACGGACGAGGGGGCCGTGCGCACCGCGACGGTGATCTGCGCGGCCGGGGCCTGGTCGGCCGCGGTGGGCGCGATGGCCGGGGTGGAGCTGCCGGTGCGGCCGCTGCGCAGGCAGATCCTGGTCACCGAGCCGGTGCCGGACCTGCCGCCGGAGCTGCCGATGACCATCGACTTCGGCACCAGCTTCTACTTCCACGGCGAGGGCGCGGGGCTGCTGGTGGGCATGTCGGACCCGGACGAGGAGTTCGGTTTTCACCTGTCCCGCACCGACTCCTGGCTGCCCAGGCTCAGCGCCGCGGTGGCCAGGCGGGCGCCCGCGCTGACCGAGGTGGGCATCGCGCACGGCTGGGCCGGGCTCTACGAGGTCACCCCGGACCACAACGCGGTGGTCGGCGAGGCGGAAGGGGTGCGCCGGTTCCTCTACGCCACCGGCTTCTCCGGTCACGGTTTCCTGCAGGGACCGGCGATCGGCGAGGTGCTGCGGGACCTGGTGCTGGGCCGGGAGCCGGTGGTGGACGTCGCCGCGCTGGACGTCCGCCGGTTCGCCGGGGCCGGAGTCCGGCCCGAACACAACTGCGTCTGA